A region of Paenibacillus sp. 37 DNA encodes the following proteins:
- a CDS encoding cation:proton antiporter, with protein sequence MDMLIFEVGIAVALITLTGLISSRLRFSVIPFYILIGMAVGPHAPQIGIVDLRFIESSTFIEFMGRLGILFLLFYLGLEFSVSRLLKSGKAILTGGMFYVGLNFVSGLLLGWFMDLPLQETLVVCGIMTSSSTAIVAKVLVDLKRTANPETEIIMGMIMFDDLFIAIHISILTGLVLSGATSFLSVLLVSLSALLFIVLFLIIGRKSIKYIDKALNIKSSELFLLTVMTLLFLVAGFSETLHVAEAIGALMMGLVLGESRHVSRIEHQIMPFKDFFGAIFFFSFGLTIEPASLGGAVGMTIIAVILTIASNYGAGMIAGRLAGMSPKASLNVGFTLVSRGEFSIIMANIGKAGGLMASIQSFAVLYVLILAVLGPILTKESPRIYASYERLRKRMKRRETG encoded by the coding sequence ATGGATATGCTCATATTCGAAGTGGGAATTGCCGTTGCGCTGATTACACTTACTGGGCTGATATCTTCACGATTACGATTTTCGGTCATTCCTTTCTATATCCTGATTGGTATGGCTGTTGGACCACATGCACCACAGATCGGCATAGTGGATTTACGTTTTATCGAAAGTTCGACCTTTATTGAATTTATGGGCAGGCTTGGCATTTTGTTTTTGTTATTTTATCTGGGTTTGGAGTTCTCGGTCTCCCGGTTATTAAAGTCTGGTAAAGCCATTCTGACCGGGGGCATGTTCTATGTTGGTCTGAATTTTGTCTCTGGATTGCTGTTGGGGTGGTTCATGGATCTGCCCCTTCAGGAGACACTTGTTGTCTGCGGGATCATGACCAGCTCTTCTACAGCCATTGTAGCTAAAGTGCTCGTTGATTTGAAACGCACGGCAAACCCTGAAACAGAGATTATTATGGGCATGATCATGTTTGATGACTTGTTCATCGCGATTCATATCTCCATCCTGACTGGGCTTGTGCTCAGCGGGGCAACTTCATTCTTAAGTGTTCTGCTGGTATCGCTGTCTGCCCTGCTGTTTATTGTGCTGTTCCTGATTATTGGCAGGAAAAGCATCAAATATATTGATAAGGCACTGAATATCAAGTCATCAGAGTTGTTTCTGCTTACCGTCATGACACTGCTCTTCCTGGTGGCTGGTTTCTCGGAGACACTGCATGTAGCAGAAGCCATTGGAGCATTGATGATGGGGCTTGTGTTGGGCGAATCAAGACATGTGAGTCGGATTGAGCATCAGATCATGCCTTTCAAAGATTTTTTTGGTGCCATTTTCTTCTTCAGTTTTGGTCTGACCATCGAGCCGGCTTCACTTGGCGGAGCGGTTGGGATGACGATTATTGCCGTTATTCTGACGATTGCCAGTAACTATGGTGCAGGTATGATCGCTGGCAGACTGGCTGGAATGAGCCCTAAGGCCTCGTTGAATGTGGGCTTTACCCTGGTCTCGCGGGGCGAATTCTCCATTATCATGGCGAACATCGGCAAGGCCGGAGGGCTGATGGCATCCATCCAATCGTTTGCCGTGTTGTATGTGTTAATTCTGGCTGTGCTGGGGCCTATCCTGACAAAAGAATCTCCGCGGATTTACGCATCGTATGAGCGACTAAGGAAGCGGATGAAACGAAGGGAAACAGGTTGA
- a CDS encoding cation:proton antiporter regulatory subunit, whose translation MHFKETDLPGIGRKYWLHTRSGEHLVIVIHNDERRDLFHMESGDTPEEVGDMVSLVTLDDDEARVVAAIVGGMTYKPKFQDEREVMLEGLLIEWLRIEPHAASVGMTIGELDIRQATGAVILAVVTKDKEKHFNPGPDYAFTAGATIVVAGERNQIKHLKQLLTDGRT comes from the coding sequence ATGCACTTTAAAGAGACGGACTTACCAGGGATTGGACGTAAATACTGGTTGCATACCCGTAGTGGTGAGCATTTGGTCATTGTGATTCATAACGACGAGCGACGTGACCTGTTCCATATGGAGTCAGGGGATACACCTGAAGAGGTGGGTGATATGGTATCTCTTGTCACCCTGGACGATGATGAAGCCCGGGTGGTAGCCGCTATTGTTGGTGGTATGACCTATAAACCGAAGTTTCAGGATGAACGTGAAGTAATGCTTGAAGGGCTGTTAATCGAATGGCTACGGATTGAGCCTCACGCCGCAAGCGTAGGCATGACGATTGGTGAACTGGATATCCGTCAGGCCACGGGCGCCGTAATTCTCGCTGTTGTGACCAAGGATAAGGAGAAGCATTTTAATCCAGGCCCGGATTATGCTTTTACCGCTGGAGCTACAATTGTAGTTGCCGGTGAACGGAATCAGATCAAACATCTCAAACAATTGTTGACTGATGGACGGACTTAG
- a CDS encoding GreA/GreB family elongation factor, with protein MNHRTSRHNCREKLVSQLFTFGEEKRTFLDAYFDVRDPERIQLEKQLSAYKEYVEKLLLGPDEDLDSAVLIGSHIDFEYIDFHTSDSFMIVMPEDTNPDEGRISFLSPVGSQLLLGSVGEIRSVHTPSGSMRIRITGIELRSETLNEPALGGADHAL; from the coding sequence ATGAACCATAGAACTTCCCGCCATAATTGCAGAGAGAAGCTGGTGAGCCAGCTATTTACATTCGGTGAAGAGAAAAGAACATTTCTCGACGCCTATTTCGACGTGCGCGATCCGGAGCGGATACAATTGGAAAAACAATTATCGGCATATAAGGAGTATGTGGAAAAACTGCTCCTGGGCCCGGATGAAGATCTGGACTCGGCGGTATTGATCGGTAGTCATATTGATTTTGAATATATCGATTTTCATACATCGGATTCGTTCATGATTGTCATGCCAGAGGATACCAATCCTGATGAGGGGCGTATTTCCTTCCTCTCTCCAGTAGGGAGTCAATTACTGCTTGGCAGTGTAGGGGAAATTAGGTCTGTTCATACACCATCAGGTTCCATGAGGATACGCATTACGGGGATTGAGCTGAGGAGCGAAACCTTGAACGAGCCGGCGCTAGGGGGTGCAGATCATGCACTTTAA
- the gdhA gene encoding NADP-specific glutamate dehydrogenase, whose translation MSTITKETTESVQVTAADYVHSVYESVVARNPHEDEFHQAVKEILDSLIPVIEAHPKYRNHSLLEQLVEPERVITFRVPWVDDQGKVQVNRGFRVQFNSAIGPYKGGLRFHPSVYSGIIKFLGFEQIFKNALTGLPIGGGKGGSDFDPKGKSDLEVMRFTQSFMTELYKYIGSDTDVPAGDIGVGAREIGYMFGQYKRIHGGHEAGVLTGKGLLYGGSLARKEATGFGCVYFVKEMLQSKGLSFQDSTVVVSGSGNVSIYAIQKAQELGATVVACSDSGGYIHDPQGINLDTVKRLKEVDRLRISEYIKEHPHATYTEGCEGIWSIPCDIALPCATQNEIDEEAAALLVKGGVKAIGEGANMPSTLDAIDVFHGAGVLFGPAKAANAGGVAVSALEMSQNSMRLSWSFEEVDAKLHDIMKNIYTSCVEAAEEYGCEGNLVAGANIAGFLKVADSMIAQGVV comes from the coding sequence GTGTCCACGATAACAAAAGAAACTACAGAGTCCGTTCAAGTTACTGCCGCAGATTATGTTCATTCCGTTTATGAGTCGGTTGTCGCCAGAAATCCGCACGAAGATGAGTTCCATCAGGCTGTCAAAGAAATTCTGGATTCCCTTATTCCTGTTATTGAAGCACACCCCAAGTATAGGAACCATAGTCTGCTGGAACAGCTTGTTGAACCCGAACGCGTAATCACATTCCGTGTCCCATGGGTAGATGATCAGGGCAAAGTTCAGGTTAACCGTGGATTCCGGGTGCAATTCAACAGTGCCATTGGCCCTTACAAAGGCGGACTTCGCTTCCATCCTTCTGTATACTCGGGCATCATCAAGTTCCTTGGCTTCGAACAGATCTTCAAAAATGCTTTGACTGGTCTGCCCATTGGCGGTGGTAAAGGCGGTTCTGACTTCGATCCCAAAGGAAAATCGGATCTGGAAGTCATGCGTTTCACGCAAAGCTTCATGACAGAGCTGTACAAATATATCGGTTCCGATACGGATGTACCGGCAGGTGACATTGGTGTAGGCGCAAGGGAAATTGGTTACATGTTCGGGCAATACAAACGTATTCATGGCGGCCATGAGGCAGGCGTATTGACAGGTAAAGGTCTGCTGTACGGAGGAAGCTTGGCACGTAAGGAAGCGACTGGCTTCGGCTGTGTGTACTTCGTGAAGGAGATGCTGCAATCCAAGGGGCTCAGCTTCCAAGACAGCACAGTCGTTGTCTCCGGCTCTGGTAATGTGTCCATCTATGCCATTCAGAAGGCACAGGAGCTTGGAGCTACAGTCGTGGCGTGTAGTGACTCAGGTGGCTACATACATGATCCACAAGGCATCAACCTGGATACCGTGAAACGTCTGAAAGAGGTTGATCGTCTTCGCATCAGCGAATACATCAAAGAACACCCGCATGCTACATATACCGAAGGCTGTGAAGGCATCTGGTCTATCCCTTGTGATATTGCTCTTCCATGTGCAACGCAAAACGAGATTGATGAAGAAGCTGCGGCCCTGCTGGTTAAAGGTGGCGTGAAGGCCATTGGCGAAGGCGCGAATATGCCTTCCACCCTGGATGCCATTGACGTCTTCCACGGTGCAGGCGTGCTGTTTGGTCCAGCCAAAGCGGCTAATGCTGGCGGTGTAGCCGTGTCTGCTCTTGAAATGTCACAGAACAGCATGCGGTTGTCCTGGTCATTTGAAGAAGTAGACGCGAAGCTGCATGACATCATGAAGAACATCTACACCAGCTGTGTAGAAGCTGCTGAAGAGTATGGCTGTGAAGGTAACCTCGTAGCCGGAGCGAATATCGCCGGTTTCCTCAAGGTAGCCGATTCCATGATTGCTCAAGGTGTAGTTTAA
- a CDS encoding pentapeptide repeat-containing protein, with protein MSNQPFSSTANPHLSADCEQCFGLCCVALPYGKSSDFAFDKASGTPCSNLRTDNRCGIHTQLRQKGFKGCTVYDCFGAGQKLSQVTYAGKDWRDHPESAKEMFDCLPALRQLHELLSYMKEMMMRPETSSLHSAFGELYEEVERLSNLEPAALLRLDIANYRSSVNQLLVQASEMVRANLPPTAHGQGKSKKSKKRTGSDFFGANLKGADLRGASFRGALMIAADLRNADTRNADWIGADLRDTDLGDADLRGGIFLTQSQINAAKGNVNTKLPDHLNIPSHWV; from the coding sequence TTGTCTAACCAACCATTTTCCAGCACTGCGAATCCTCATCTTAGCGCAGACTGTGAGCAATGTTTTGGCCTGTGCTGTGTTGCCTTGCCCTATGGCAAGTCATCTGACTTTGCTTTTGATAAAGCCAGCGGCACACCCTGTTCCAATCTGCGCACGGACAATCGCTGCGGTATCCATACCCAGCTTCGGCAGAAAGGGTTCAAAGGTTGCACGGTATACGACTGTTTCGGAGCTGGACAGAAGCTGTCCCAAGTGACCTACGCGGGCAAAGATTGGCGTGATCATCCAGAGTCTGCAAAGGAGATGTTTGATTGTCTGCCTGCCTTGCGACAACTTCACGAGTTGCTCAGTTATATGAAGGAAATGATGATGAGACCGGAGACGTCATCCCTTCACTCGGCATTTGGTGAGTTATATGAGGAGGTTGAGCGCTTGAGCAATCTGGAGCCTGCGGCTCTTCTCCGTCTGGATATCGCCAATTATCGGTCCAGTGTGAATCAACTCTTGGTCCAGGCAAGTGAGATGGTACGCGCGAATTTGCCACCCACCGCTCATGGACAAGGGAAGTCGAAGAAGAGTAAAAAACGTACCGGAAGTGACTTTTTTGGTGCCAATTTAAAAGGGGCTGACCTGCGGGGCGCAAGCTTCCGTGGGGCTTTAATGATCGCAGCCGATCTCCGAAATGCAGATACACGAAATGCGGATTGGATTGGCGCGGACTTGCGGGATACGGATCTGGGCGATGCAGACCTGAGAGGTGGCATCTTCCTGACGCAATCCCAGATTAATGCAGCCAAAGGTAATGTGAATACCAAGTTGCCGGATCATCTTAACATTCCCTCACACTGGGTGTAG
- a CDS encoding diaminopimelate dehydrogenase — protein sequence MIRVGIVGYGNLGKGVEKAISQNEDLELIAVFTRRNPEQMVAESTEVRFEHISAAEQYIGKIDVMILCGGSATDLPEQTPAIAKLFNTVDSFDTHAKIPEFYKEVNAAAEQGGHVSVISTGWDPGLFSMNRLLAQSILPEGKEYTFWGKGVSQGHSDAIRRVPGVKAGVQYTVPVEEVINRIRAGETPELSTREKHLRQCYVVAEDGANQDEIRETIVSMPNYFADYDTTVTFISEEELKSEHEGMPHGGFVIRSGVTGAGQKQIIEFGLKLDSNPEFTASVLVAYARAAQRLSVEGHKGAKTVFDIPLGHLSPKSAEDLRRDLL from the coding sequence ATGATTAGAGTGGGTATTGTTGGTTACGGTAACTTGGGTAAAGGTGTAGAGAAAGCCATTTCCCAGAACGAGGATCTGGAACTGATTGCTGTGTTTACACGTCGTAATCCGGAGCAGATGGTCGCTGAAAGCACAGAAGTACGTTTTGAGCATATCTCTGCAGCGGAGCAATACATAGGCAAGATTGATGTTATGATCCTCTGTGGTGGTTCTGCAACCGATCTTCCAGAGCAGACACCAGCCATCGCCAAGTTGTTCAATACGGTAGATAGCTTCGATACACATGCGAAGATTCCTGAATTCTACAAAGAAGTTAATGCTGCGGCAGAGCAAGGCGGTCACGTAAGTGTCATTTCCACAGGTTGGGACCCAGGCTTGTTCTCCATGAACCGTCTGCTTGCACAGTCCATCCTGCCAGAAGGAAAAGAGTACACGTTCTGGGGCAAAGGTGTGAGCCAAGGCCACTCGGATGCTATTCGTCGTGTTCCAGGCGTTAAGGCGGGTGTACAGTATACTGTACCTGTTGAAGAGGTGATCAACCGCATTCGTGCAGGGGAGACACCAGAGCTGTCTACACGCGAGAAACATCTGCGTCAATGTTATGTGGTAGCAGAAGATGGTGCTAATCAGGATGAGATCCGTGAGACGATTGTGTCGATGCCTAACTATTTTGCAGATTACGATACAACTGTAACATTTATTAGCGAAGAAGAATTGAAATCCGAGCATGAAGGTATGCCTCATGGTGGATTTGTTATTCGCAGTGGGGTTACAGGTGCTGGTCAAAAGCAAATTATTGAATTTGGTCTGAAACTCGACAGCAATCCTGAATTTACAGCAAGCGTACTTGTGGCGTATGCAAGAGCCGCACAACGCTTGAGCGTGGAAGGACATAAGGGAGCGAAAACGGTATTTGATATTCCGCTCGGTCACTTGTCTCCGAAATCGGCTGAAGATCTTCGCCGTGACTTGTTATAA
- a CDS encoding alpha/beta hydrolase produces MKKGLRRGLKVLGGIMLATGLLLLAGTAYEAYQSTQDMKSYPPPGKYYEVSGRNMHLYTAGKGEVTVVFASGWGTPNPYVDFSPLYDKLKSQVKIAVYDRFGYGYSDYTDDPRDVDTISEEIHQLLRTSGQRPPYIMVGHSLGALETLRFAQRYPDEVAGMVMIDGGSPEYYSRTDLNTPEWMMDWSRFLVKTGIARTLLQSDRMLASLVIDPNLVTEPMKKAVTISTLRHAYNDNVMEEVRNSRTNAACVLENKTKFGFPLTILTADSEELDEDSHAWQADQANFASWSRHGTQLTVPQVTHSIHNSQPDIVAAEIMKLVTPSSDL; encoded by the coding sequence ATGAAGAAGGGGTTACGGAGAGGCTTAAAAGTGCTGGGAGGCATCATGCTTGCCACAGGACTTTTGCTGCTGGCAGGTACAGCGTATGAAGCGTATCAATCCACGCAGGATATGAAGTCCTATCCCCCGCCAGGCAAGTATTATGAAGTGAGTGGTCGCAACATGCACCTATACACCGCTGGCAAAGGAGAGGTAACCGTGGTGTTTGCCTCAGGCTGGGGTACACCTAATCCGTATGTGGATTTCAGTCCGCTATATGACAAGTTGAAATCACAGGTGAAAATTGCGGTATATGACCGGTTCGGGTACGGATACAGCGACTATACGGATGACCCTCGTGATGTTGATACCATCTCGGAAGAGATCCACCAATTGCTGCGAACATCCGGTCAACGTCCACCTTACATCATGGTTGGTCACTCCCTGGGTGCGCTGGAGACACTGCGGTTTGCGCAAAGGTATCCTGATGAGGTGGCTGGCATGGTCATGATCGATGGCGGAAGCCCGGAGTATTACAGTCGTACGGACCTGAATACACCGGAATGGATGATGGATTGGTCCCGTTTTCTGGTGAAAACAGGCATCGCACGAACATTGCTGCAATCGGATCGCATGCTGGCATCTCTGGTCATTGACCCAAATCTGGTAACGGAACCGATGAAAAAAGCTGTCACGATATCCACGCTGAGACATGCGTACAATGACAATGTCATGGAAGAGGTTCGGAATTCCAGAACAAATGCAGCGTGTGTGCTTGAGAACAAAACGAAGTTTGGCTTTCCCCTGACGATCCTCACAGCCGATTCGGAGGAGTTGGATGAGGACAGTCATGCATGGCAGGCCGACCAAGCGAATTTTGCTTCATGGTCAAGACATGGAACACAGCTGACGGTTCCACAAGTGACACACAGTATCCACAACAGTCAACCGGATATTGTCGCCGCCGAGATCATGAAATTAGTGACACCGTCCAGTGACCTATGA
- a CDS encoding exodeoxyribonuclease III: protein MKLVSWNVNGLRACVTKGFMDYYQESQADIFCLQETKLQAGQIEMDLGEDVYQYWNYAIKKGYSGTAVFSRIKPLSVRYGMEEDSEPEGRMITLEYDEFYLVNVYTPNAKRDLTRLPYRLEWEDRFRGYILQLEQTKPVIVCGDLNVAHQEIDLKNPKPNLGNSGFTLEERGKMTDLLASGYVDSFRHLYPDRTDVYSWWSYMPKVRERNVGWRIDYFLVSNQLAPKVADAHIDCYVMGSDHCPVGLTLQL from the coding sequence ATGAAGCTGGTGTCCTGGAATGTGAATGGCTTAAGGGCATGTGTGACCAAAGGATTCATGGATTATTATCAGGAGAGTCAGGCGGACATTTTCTGCCTTCAGGAGACCAAATTACAAGCCGGACAGATTGAGATGGACCTGGGGGAAGATGTTTATCAATATTGGAATTATGCAATCAAAAAAGGATATTCCGGTACGGCTGTATTTAGCCGAATTAAACCTTTATCCGTTCGTTACGGGATGGAGGAGGACAGTGAGCCGGAAGGACGGATGATTACATTGGAGTATGATGAGTTTTATCTGGTGAACGTCTATACCCCTAACGCGAAGCGGGATCTGACCCGGCTGCCTTACCGTCTGGAATGGGAGGATCGATTCCGGGGGTACATTCTGCAATTGGAGCAGACTAAGCCGGTTATCGTCTGTGGTGACCTGAATGTGGCTCATCAGGAGATTGACCTGAAGAATCCGAAGCCCAATCTGGGCAATTCCGGATTTACCCTTGAAGAGCGTGGCAAGATGACTGATTTGCTTGCGTCTGGTTATGTGGACAGCTTCCGCCATCTGTATCCGGATCGTACGGATGTATACAGCTGGTGGTCTTATATGCCGAAGGTTAGAGAACGGAACGTGGGCTGGCGCATTGATTATTTTCTAGTATCCAATCAATTGGCACCTAAGGTGGCAGATGCGCATATCGACTGCTACGTGATGGGCAGTGATCATTGCCCGGTGGGTCTTACTTTGCAACTATAG
- a CDS encoding GNAT family N-acetyltransferase, with product MSEQFRFDLFPLIQTKRFILRSAEAGDSHDLLALYSDEAVVQYMPFTPFESVEDAQGEMNWYTKIFKEHTGLRWMIEDRETRKVIGTCGFLNYEDVHHRAEIGYDLRSSFWGRGVMTEVACAVLHFGFTSMQLNKIEAKVEPENEASIRLLHKLGFQQEGVLRQHEFEKGRYIDLAVFSKLRSEI from the coding sequence ATGAGTGAACAATTTAGGTTTGATCTATTTCCGTTAATTCAGACAAAACGATTCATCCTCCGGTCAGCAGAGGCTGGAGACAGCCATGATCTGCTCGCGTTATATTCCGATGAAGCTGTGGTTCAATATATGCCATTCACTCCCTTTGAATCCGTGGAGGATGCACAGGGTGAGATGAACTGGTATACGAAGATTTTCAAGGAACATACGGGTTTACGCTGGATGATTGAAGACCGTGAAACTCGTAAAGTGATCGGAACCTGTGGGTTCCTGAACTATGAAGATGTACATCATCGTGCAGAGATTGGATACGACTTGCGTTCCTCTTTCTGGGGCCGCGGTGTTATGACTGAAGTGGCCTGTGCTGTGTTACATTTTGGATTCACAAGCATGCAGCTTAACAAGATCGAAGCAAAGGTTGAACCGGAGAACGAGGCGTCAATTCGCCTGTTACACAAGCTTGGTTTTCAACAGGAAGGTGTACTGCGGCAGCATGAGTTTGAGAAAGGCAGATATATTGACCTTGCGGTGTTCTCTAAGTTACGAAGCGAAATATAG
- the solA gene encoding N-methyl-L-tryptophan oxidase, which produces MTQSYDVIIVGAGSMGMSAGYYLSRSGCKVLLMDAFDPPHTEGSHHGDTRLMRHVYSGGPDYMAMALLAQKLWHELEATTGDQLFVPSGVINVVDPEIHSFHDRLSHADDAGIRYETLHAAEVMKRWPGITIPEHYEGMYEPDAGYLYSEPCIRAFRRAAEAHGATLLTHTLVEHIEYGPHSVAVQTSGGETYHANHIILSAGAWFQTLKPFVDLPIQAVRKTVGWFDVPEALYGETHFPGFTLAGKEGTYYGFPSIGGSGLKMGRHDTGQVWTPGSTMAAFGTEESDEGDLRRLLELHMPQAAGELKRGSVCKYEFTSDEDFIIDRHPAHERVWLAGGFSGHGFKFASAIGQILSDLVQTGHTDQDISRFALSRFR; this is translated from the coding sequence ATTACACAATCATATGACGTTATTATCGTAGGAGCCGGCTCCATGGGCATGAGTGCAGGTTATTATCTATCGCGCAGTGGATGCAAAGTTTTACTAATGGATGCCTTCGACCCTCCGCATACGGAAGGTAGCCATCATGGGGATACCAGACTGATGCGCCATGTGTACAGTGGTGGGCCTGACTATATGGCCATGGCACTGCTTGCGCAGAAGTTATGGCATGAACTGGAGGCAACGACCGGAGACCAACTCTTTGTTCCTTCCGGTGTAATAAATGTGGTTGATCCGGAGATTCACTCCTTCCACGACCGATTGAGCCATGCAGATGATGCAGGGATTCGTTATGAAACATTGCACGCAGCCGAGGTGATGAAACGCTGGCCAGGTATTACAATACCTGAACATTACGAGGGCATGTATGAGCCTGATGCGGGTTATCTGTATAGTGAACCCTGTATTCGTGCCTTTCGCAGGGCAGCCGAAGCTCATGGTGCTACCTTGTTAACGCACACTCTTGTGGAGCATATCGAATACGGACCACATTCCGTGGCAGTTCAGACTTCAGGTGGCGAGACATACCACGCGAATCACATCATCCTGAGCGCTGGTGCCTGGTTCCAGACGTTGAAGCCCTTCGTGGATCTCCCGATTCAGGCCGTACGTAAAACAGTTGGATGGTTTGATGTACCAGAGGCTTTGTATGGTGAGACACATTTCCCCGGATTCACATTGGCAGGAAAAGAAGGTACATATTATGGATTCCCGAGCATTGGCGGATCAGGACTGAAGATGGGGCGTCATGATACAGGTCAGGTGTGGACACCTGGAAGTACAATGGCTGCTTTTGGTACGGAAGAGTCCGATGAGGGTGATCTTCGAAGATTGCTTGAGCTTCATATGCCGCAAGCAGCTGGAGAGTTGAAGCGTGGCAGTGTGTGCAAGTATGAATTCACTTCGGATGAAGATTTTATTATCGACCGACACCCTGCCCATGAACGTGTGTGGCTCGCAGGCGGTTTCTCCGGTCATGGCTTCAAGTTCGCAAGTGCTATTGGGCAGATTCTATCCGACCTGGTGCAAACGGGGCACACGGATCAGGATATTAGCAGGTTCGCCCTATCCCGTTTTCGTTAA